One window of the Thunnus albacares chromosome 3, fThuAlb1.1, whole genome shotgun sequence genome contains the following:
- the pla2g12a gene encoding group XIIA secretory phospholipase A2 has protein sequence MRQETLVSGSVVRWTMHCSSHICVFLLALYTCGCLPHVSAYKQEPETPDWRLTLKTIRNGIHKIDTYLNAALDLFGGDDGLCHYKCSDGYKPVPRPGYKQPPPNGCGSPLFGFQFDIGIPSMTKCCNQHDRCYDTCGREKHDCDEEFQDCLETICRNVQKTLGLAYSVQACESAVTLLFDAVMHLGCKPYLDSQRDSCVCQYELKREL, from the exons ATGCGCCAGGAGACGCTGGTGTCTGGCTCCGTCGTCAGGTGGACTATGCACTGTAGCAGCCACATCTGTGTTTTCCTCTTGGCTTTGTACACCTGTGGATGTCTCCCACATGTGTCTGCTTACAAACAAGAACCAGAGACTCCAGACTGGAGGTTGACTCTGAAAACTATTCGTAACGGAATACACAAAATCGACACGTATCTTAATGCAGCGCTGGACTTGTTTGGGGGCGATGACGGGCTGTGTCATTATAAGTGTAGTGATG GTTACAAGCCGGTGCCTCGTCCCGGGTACAAGCAGCCGCCACCCAATGGGTGTGGCTCCCCACTGTTTGGATTTCAG TTTGACATAGGCATCCCGTCCATGACCAAATGCTGTAACCAACATGACCGCTGCTATGACACTTGTGGACGTGAGAAGCACGACTGTGATGAGGAGTTCCAGGACTGTCTCGAGACCATCTGCAGGAATGTGCAAAAGACTCTGGGATTGGCCTACAGTGTCCAAG CATGTGAGTCAGCGGTGACTCTGCTCTTCGACGCTGTCATGCACTTGGGATGTAAGCCATACCTGGACAGCCAGCGAGActcctgtgtgtgtcagtatgaaCTTAAGAGGGAACTGTGA